CCGGTTGGCGCAGGTGTCAGCTCTATGGAACTCTCAACAGTTTCTGACATGGATGGTTACCACTGTTCTTCGACGGTCCAGTCAAGCCACTGGGTAGACCGCAGACCTTTCGCCGTGGTGTCGTCCACGTGGTAGACCTTCTTGTAGAAGTCCAGCACCCATTCGTTCACGGTGATATCCTTGAAGAGATCAGGGTGGGCTGCCTTGGCCATGACCATGACTTCGATGGGATATTCAATGCGCTTGGCGCAGTTGCACGGTGTCCAGGGCAGGGCCACGACACGGTGGTTCTTGACGGCACTCAGGCTCGAAAGCTTGCTGTAGTATGGAGCTGTGTAGAGTTCCTTGGGCGGATGATATCCCCATGCTGTTGGTAGAATGATGACATCCGGGTCCATGGCAAAGACATGCTCGGCATTGATGACAGAAAAACTGCCGGAGCCCTTGAATGCATTGCGTCCCTTGACGATGTCTTCAATGAAGTAGGATTCGATGGTGTCTTCGCCCTGCGCTGTTCCGGCTCCGCCTTCACCTCGGGCTTTGGGGCTCAGGCCGAAGAGCAGGACGCTGGGACGCTGGTCCTCGGTGATATCGGCGGTCCTGGTGCGTATCATGGTAATGATGCTTTCCAGGTATCGCGCCAATTCCATCGCTTCCTTTTCCTTGCCGAAAGCCTCCCCCACGATGCGGATTTCTTCGCTGATGTGCTCGACGGTGGGGTCGCAGAATGTCGGAGGCCCGTTGAGAATCACGAGCGGAATGCCCATGGCTTCAATCATCTTCATCTTGCGTTTGAGGATTTCGCTGTCGTCATTGGAGTGGCACGATCCGACCCGCATGAAGACGAGATCCGGTTCGAGTTTTGCCAGTTCTTCGAAGTTTGTGGATTGACCGTAGGTGGCCATCATGGGCACGTCGCGCAGGCGGGGATTGAGGAAGCCCACGGGGTTCATGCCGTCCAGGTAGGTATACTCCTCGCCGTTCATTGCCGGGTAGGTATATTTGAATATCTTGATCGGGCAATGAGAGCCAACAGCGATGATGGCATCCTGCACACCGAGGGATGTCATGACTCCTGCACTGAATCCGTCATCCAGCGTGATGACACGTTTGGGAGCCATCGGGATGGTGACTTTCTTGCCGCGCATATCGACAATCGTGCGGGTGTCGGCAAAGGCGGGATGAAGGCTGGCAACAGTCAGCACGACAGAAACCAGTGCGATTGCCATCAGGCGAATTTTCAAGCAGTGATTGTGGGACGACACAGTGGCACTTTCCTTTGATTGAGGGTCTTTAAGTTTTACTTAATCAAGTTTCGTAGCACGATTATCCCGCAAGAAATTGTATGTCAACATCCGAGTGAAATGTTGTCCGGTTCTCCCGGTCTCATCACAACAGACAAGGCCTGGAAGAGTGTTCTTCCAGGCCTTGTCGTATGCGTGTTCAGTATCGTTTATCGTTTTCTTTTTTTTAGATCTTTTATTCGCAGGGCTACATCTTTCCAACGTTCCTTTTCTACGCGGTCCGCACTTTTTGTGCGCCGCGTCGCAAGATAATCCATTTCACGTTGCATCTTGTGGAAGCTCTCCAGCCGTTCATGTGGAAGTTTGCTGGTTTTGACAGCGTGCAATACAGCGCACCCGGGTTCTTTTTGATGCGTGCAATTGGCGAATCGGCACATTTCAGCCAGTTCTGTAATGTCGGCGAATGTGTTCTCCATCCCGTTACCGTCTTCATGAAACGCGATTTCTCGGATGCCGGGGTTGTCCATGAGTATCCCGCCCTGCGGCATGCGAATGAGTTCCCGCACTGTCGTGGTGTGGCGCCCTTTGCCCACGCTGGCGCTGACTTTGCCTGTGGCCTGAATGTCGCTGCCAAAGAGCATGTTTGCCAATGTGGATTTCC
The genomic region above belongs to uncultured Pseudodesulfovibrio sp. and contains:
- a CDS encoding ABC transporter substrate-binding protein — protein: MAIALVSVVLTVASLHPAFADTRTIVDMRGKKVTIPMAPKRVITLDDGFSAGVMTSLGVQDAIIAVGSHCPIKIFKYTYPAMNGEEYTYLDGMNPVGFLNPRLRDVPMMATYGQSTNFEELAKLEPDLVFMRVGSCHSNDDSEILKRKMKMIEAMGIPLVILNGPPTFCDPTVEHISEEIRIVGEAFGKEKEAMELARYLESIITMIRTRTADITEDQRPSVLLFGLSPKARGEGGAGTAQGEDTIESYFIEDIVKGRNAFKGSGSFSVINAEHVFAMDPDVIILPTAWGYHPPKELYTAPYYSKLSSLSAVKNHRVVALPWTPCNCAKRIEYPIEVMVMAKAAHPDLFKDITVNEWVLDFYKKVYHVDDTTAKGLRSTQWLDWTVEEQW